A single genomic interval of Malania oleifera isolate guangnan ecotype guangnan chromosome 11, ASM2987363v1, whole genome shotgun sequence harbors:
- the LOC131167791 gene encoding probable F-box protein At5g04010 → MPKTPSSSSSSSSDPPWEALFLIARHLDAKTLAIASCVSKSWFSSMSSDHLWHPICSAHFPAFSHLRDTGAGAAVPYHLLYTLGRAAALRRLRRPPKPRVSLDDLLFTIDIFVEDRLVATVARPGEELGAATNGVFRFEIDVGEKGATVERARLEGVRVTWHVVAKGWTGAVAMVEGGGKGSFGPAATMGWFSEELLTPGCCAAGAGGRSGLVAELKLGFCGGGGGDEVRVEKVCVGVLSIMSWSYLSIECALRHLQHFILP, encoded by the coding sequence ATGCCGAAGACACCCTCATCATCGTCTTCTTCTTCCTCGGATCCGCCATGGGAGGCCCTCTTTCTCATCGCCCGCCACCTCGATGCCAAAACCCTAGCCATAGCCTCCTGCGTCTCCAAGTCCTGGTTCTCCTCCATGTCCTCCGACCACCTCTGGCACCCTATCTGCTCCGCCCACTTCCCCGCTTTCTCCCACCTCCGCGACACCGGAGCCGGCGCAGCCGTGCCCTACCACCTCCTCTACACCCTCGGCCGCGCCGCCGCCCTCCGCCGACTCCGCCGCCCCCCGAAGCCCCGGGTCTCCCTCGACGATCTCCTCTTCACCATCGACATCTTCGTCGAGGACCGCCTCGTCGCCACCGTGGCGAGGCCCGGCGAGGAGCTGGGGGCTGCCACGAACGGCGTCTTCCGGTTCGAGATCGACGTGGGGGAGAAGGGAGCGACGGTGGAGCGAGCGAGGTTGGAGGGAGTGAGGGTGACGTGGCACGTGGTGGCGAAGGGGTGGACGGGGGCGGTGGCGATGGTGGAGGGGGGAGGGAAGGGGAGCTTCGGGCCCGCTGCGACGATGGGGTGGTTCTCGGAGGAGCTGCTGACTCCGGGGTGTTGCGCAGCGGGGGCCGGGGGAAGGAGTGGGCTAGTGGCCGAGTTGAAGCTAGGGTTTTGCGGCGGCGGTGGCGGCGACGAGGTGAGGGTAGAGAAGGTGTGTGTGGGGGTATTGAGTATAATGAGTTGGAGTTATCTGAGCATTGAGTGTGCTCTTCGGCATTTGCAGCATTTTATTCTCCCCTAG